A single Pantoea rwandensis DNA region contains:
- the yeiP gene encoding elongation factor P-like protein YeiP, which yields MPKANEIKKGMAVTWNGKLLLVKDIDVQSPSARGAATLYKMRFTDVRTGLKVEERFKGDDIIDAIQLSRRAVTFSYIDGDEYVFMDDEDYTPYSFKKDQIEEELLFIPEGGIPGIQVLTMEGQVLALELPQTVDMEIVDTSPGIKGASASARTKPAGMSTGLSIQVPEYLSNGDRIRIHVAERRYMSRAD from the coding sequence ATGCCAAAGGCAAATGAAATCAAAAAAGGAATGGCTGTTACCTGGAACGGCAAACTGTTGCTGGTAAAGGACATTGATGTCCAGAGCCCAAGCGCACGCGGTGCTGCCACCCTCTATAAGATGCGTTTTACCGACGTGCGCACTGGCCTGAAAGTGGAAGAGCGCTTTAAGGGTGACGATATTATCGATGCCATTCAGCTTAGCCGTCGCGCCGTGACCTTCTCTTATATAGACGGTGACGAGTACGTGTTTATGGATGATGAAGATTACACGCCCTATAGCTTCAAGAAAGATCAGATTGAAGAAGAGCTGCTGTTCATCCCTGAAGGCGGCATTCCTGGGATCCAGGTGTTAACGATGGAAGGCCAGGTGCTGGCGCTGGAACTGCCGCAGACCGTGGATATGGAAATTGTCGATACTTCACCGGGCATTAAAGGCGCTTCCGCCAGCGCACGCACCAAACCCGCGGGCATGAGCACCGGCTTGTCGATCCAGGTACCGGAATACCTGAGCAATGGCGATCGCATTCGCATTCACGTGGCTGAACGTCGCTATATGAGTCGCGCGGACTAA
- a CDS encoding CobW family GTP-binding protein: protein MTRVNVITGFLGSGKTTTLLHLLAHKPANENWAILVNEFGEVGIDGALLADRGATLKEIPGGCMCCVNGLPLQVGLNMLLKKNKPDRLIIEPTGLGHPKQLLDMLRAAVYQPWIQVDATLTLLDPRQLADARVVENENFRDQLTAADIIVANKSDRWSEEDRQRLQQWQQHNLGDRQLVESAWGKVDPALLCQSALADRAVPEAAHHHHTSRPKGLAALKLEGSARWRRALNEGQGYASCGWIFDGDTVFDTIPALEWARLAPVDRVKGVLRTPDGLVNINRQGDDFFMETRTTTPPDSRIELIHHQSVDWNVLQTTLLRIRLD, encoded by the coding sequence ATGACGCGCGTTAATGTAATCACCGGATTTCTCGGCAGCGGTAAAACCACCACCCTGCTGCATCTGTTAGCCCATAAACCCGCCAATGAGAATTGGGCGATTCTGGTTAACGAGTTTGGCGAAGTGGGTATTGACGGCGCACTGCTTGCCGATCGCGGTGCCACGCTGAAGGAAATTCCTGGCGGTTGCATGTGTTGCGTTAACGGCCTGCCGCTGCAAGTCGGGCTCAATATGCTGCTTAAGAAAAATAAGCCCGATCGTCTGATCATTGAACCCACCGGTCTTGGCCACCCTAAACAACTGCTGGATATGTTGCGCGCCGCCGTGTATCAACCCTGGATCCAGGTTGATGCCACCCTCACGCTGCTCGATCCCCGTCAGTTAGCCGATGCGCGCGTTGTCGAGAATGAAAACTTCCGCGATCAGCTCACCGCCGCCGATATTATCGTCGCCAATAAAAGCGATCGCTGGAGCGAGGAAGATCGTCAGCGTTTGCAGCAATGGCAGCAGCATAATCTGGGCGATCGCCAACTGGTCGAATCTGCATGGGGTAAAGTTGATCCCGCGTTACTGTGCCAATCCGCATTGGCGGATCGTGCGGTTCCTGAAGCGGCACATCATCATCATACTTCACGGCCAAAAGGGTTGGCGGCACTCAAACTTGAGGGCTCAGCTCGCTGGCGCCGTGCATTAAATGAAGGCCAGGGCTACGCATCCTGTGGCTGGATTTTTGATGGTGATACGGTGTTCGATACCATCCCGGCGCTTGAGTGGGCGCGGCTTGCACCGGTGGATCGCGTCAAAGGCGTACTTCGCACGCCAGACGGTCTGGTGAACATCAATCGCCAGGGTGATGACTTCTTTATGGAAACGCGCACCACTACGCCGCCGGACAGTCGTATCGAGTTAATCCACCATCAATCCGTTGACTGGAACGTTTTGCAAACAACCTTGTTGAGGATTCGTTTAGATTAG
- a CDS encoding cyclic di-GMP phosphodiesterase, translated as MPLSGTLKRHATYSRRIAWSSAIIGGVFFLLFVIVLLTLTWQKRVQQHEQLLIHSRDDLQQVMSTLVDTLYPLQQYTQLECSSVSRELTSRAAFAGNIRAILLVRNSNAYCSSATGAFLLPANDISPQSELERDRDLRLLEGTPLLPTKPALALWMKNPGSAETGILATMNISLTPYQLLASYHPEITGMALVIGDKALLSGKNQVVNIHDLPPALKEMSFKDNDMRFVLYGTTLAQRDYHLILLTGLLSALFMSAASWLLLTLYQRPGKEIMQGIKRGQFHVEYQPLVTAHDGQPYGVEALLRWTHPTEGMIPPDAFISNAEAQNLIIPLTQHLFKLVARDAKFLCQQLPRGTRMSLNLSPLHLASESFRQHVQEWIADMPKDHFNYVFEITERTMVGERNAGEIFAWLHEQDIKIAIDDFGTGHSALIYLERYPFDYLKIDRGFVQSIGTETVTSPVLDAVLLLAKKLNLKTVAEGVETGDQAAWLVNRGVTHLQGYLFSRPLRPENLISYYQRQAALG; from the coding sequence ATGCCACTGTCGGGGACGTTAAAACGTCATGCAACTTATTCGCGCCGTATCGCCTGGAGTAGTGCGATCATCGGCGGTGTGTTCTTTCTGTTGTTTGTCATCGTACTGCTGACGCTAACCTGGCAAAAACGAGTACAACAACATGAACAGTTGCTGATCCATAGCCGCGACGATCTTCAACAGGTGATGTCGACCCTGGTGGATACCCTTTATCCATTGCAACAATACACCCAACTTGAATGCAGTAGCGTAAGCCGCGAACTCACTTCACGTGCCGCCTTTGCCGGCAATATCCGCGCGATTTTGCTGGTACGTAACAGTAATGCCTATTGTTCGTCCGCCACCGGCGCCTTTCTGCTGCCTGCGAATGATATTTCGCCACAATCGGAGCTGGAGCGCGATCGCGATTTACGCTTACTGGAAGGCACGCCCCTGTTGCCGACCAAACCGGCGCTGGCGTTGTGGATGAAGAATCCAGGCTCAGCTGAGACCGGTATTCTCGCCACCATGAATATCAGCCTGACGCCTTATCAGCTGCTGGCTTCTTATCATCCCGAAATCACCGGTATGGCGTTGGTGATTGGCGATAAAGCCCTGCTGAGTGGCAAGAATCAAGTGGTGAACATCCACGATTTACCACCAGCCTTGAAAGAAATGAGTTTTAAAGATAATGACATGCGCTTCGTGCTGTACGGTACGACACTGGCGCAACGCGATTATCATCTGATCCTGCTGACCGGCCTCCTCTCAGCCCTGTTTATGAGTGCGGCCAGTTGGCTGCTGCTGACGCTGTATCAGCGTCCTGGCAAAGAGATTATGCAGGGCATTAAACGTGGTCAGTTTCATGTTGAGTATCAGCCCCTGGTCACCGCTCACGATGGGCAACCGTACGGCGTTGAAGCACTACTGCGCTGGACACATCCCACCGAGGGAATGATTCCCCCCGATGCCTTTATTAGCAACGCTGAAGCGCAAAATCTGATTATTCCCTTGACTCAGCATTTGTTTAAGCTGGTGGCGCGCGATGCGAAGTTCCTCTGCCAGCAACTGCCGCGCGGCACGCGTATGAGTCTGAACCTTTCCCCACTGCATCTTGCATCAGAAAGTTTTCGTCAGCATGTGCAGGAGTGGATTGCCGACATGCCAAAAGACCACTTCAACTATGTTTTCGAAATCACCGAACGCACCATGGTGGGCGAAAGAAATGCTGGCGAGATTTTTGCCTGGCTGCATGAGCAGGATATTAAAATCGCCATCGATGACTTCGGCACTGGCCACAGCGCATTGATCTATCTTGAACGCTATCCGTTTGATTACCTCAAAATTGATCGCGGCTTTGTACAGAGTATTGGTACCGAAACGGTGACCTCACCGGTGCTGGACGCGGTATTGCTACTGGCCAAGAAGCTCAATCTCAAAACCGTTGCAGAAGGCGTTGAAACCGGCGACCAGGCTGCGTGGCTGGTGAACCGTGGGGTGACGCATCTGCAGGGATATTTATTCAGTCGCCCGCTGCGTCCGGAAAACCTGATCAGTTATTACCAACGTCAGGCAGCGCTCGGTTAA
- a CDS encoding extracellular solute-binding protein — protein MLLRLVTALLVFSAIAPLHAETINESYAFAKLGEPKYVVNFTHYDYANPAAPKGGKMTIAVVGTYDNFNRFASRGNPGVGTDTLYDGLFTTSDDEPGSYYPLIAESARYPSDYHWMEVSINPHARFQDGSPITAKDVAFTFQKFMTEGVPQFRVAFRGVEVKALNNLTVRIDMPKPDKDMILSWLTLPVLPQAFWQNKKFNEPIGYPPLSSGPYRVTSYKPGQFIQYSRVKNYWAANLPVNRGRFNFDTLRYDYYLDDNVAFEAFKAGASDLREEGSAKKWATQYRGRNFDSHAIVKSTTPNTVSTDTRWLAFNNEKPLFADRRVREALTLAFDFEWMNKALFYGAYKRTDSYFQNTAYAAKGYPKADQLILLAPYKAQLPAEVFNNEYAPPRSEGSGFDRGNLLKAMTLLKEAGWQIKNQQLVNDKTGQPFRFELLMRSGTQNDWALPFQHSLQRLGIQVALRQIDSSQYLRRLREGDYDMIPSLYYAMPSPSTSLRTIWQSPYIDSSWNTPRVKDPIVDHFVQEIVDHQGDEKALLPLGQALDRILLWNAYMIPMWYNAEQRLAYWDKFSRPEIKPAYATGLENWWYDVNKAAQLPADRR, from the coding sequence ATGCTGCTGCGTCTTGTCACCGCGTTGTTGGTTTTTAGCGCCATCGCGCCACTGCATGCGGAAACCATCAATGAGAGTTATGCCTTTGCCAAGCTGGGCGAACCGAAGTATGTGGTGAATTTCACCCATTACGATTACGCGAATCCCGCTGCGCCTAAAGGCGGCAAGATGACCATCGCGGTGGTGGGCACTTACGATAACTTCAATCGCTTTGCTTCACGCGGTAATCCTGGCGTCGGCACCGATACGCTGTATGACGGGCTGTTCACCACCTCCGATGATGAGCCTGGCAGCTACTATCCCTTGATTGCTGAATCCGCCCGCTATCCATCCGACTATCACTGGATGGAAGTGTCCATCAATCCCCATGCGCGCTTCCAGGATGGCAGCCCGATAACCGCGAAAGATGTGGCCTTCACCTTCCAGAAATTTATGACCGAAGGGGTGCCACAATTTCGCGTGGCGTTTCGTGGTGTTGAAGTGAAAGCGCTCAACAATCTCACCGTCCGCATCGACATGCCGAAACCAGACAAGGACATGATCCTGAGCTGGTTAACGCTGCCGGTTTTGCCGCAAGCCTTCTGGCAGAATAAAAAATTTAATGAGCCTATCGGTTATCCTCCGCTCTCCAGCGGCCCCTATCGCGTCACGTCTTATAAGCCAGGCCAGTTCATTCAATACAGTCGGGTGAAAAATTACTGGGCGGCAAATCTGCCGGTTAATCGGGGACGCTTCAACTTCGATACGCTGCGCTACGATTACTACCTTGACGATAACGTCGCCTTCGAGGCCTTCAAAGCCGGTGCGTCCGATCTGCGCGAAGAGGGATCGGCGAAGAAGTGGGCCACACAATACCGTGGGCGCAACTTTGATAGCCACGCCATCGTGAAATCGACCACGCCAAATACCGTCTCTACCGATACTCGCTGGCTGGCCTTTAACAATGAAAAACCCCTGTTTGCAGACCGTAGAGTGCGTGAGGCGCTGACGCTGGCATTTGATTTCGAGTGGATGAACAAGGCGCTGTTTTACGGGGCCTACAAACGCACTGACAGCTATTTCCAGAACACGGCTTACGCTGCCAAAGGCTACCCGAAAGCCGACCAGCTCATTCTGCTGGCACCATACAAAGCGCAGTTGCCTGCTGAAGTGTTCAACAACGAATACGCACCGCCGCGTTCAGAGGGTAGCGGCTTCGATCGCGGTAATCTGCTAAAAGCCATGACGCTGCTGAAAGAAGCGGGCTGGCAGATTAAGAATCAGCAGCTGGTGAACGATAAAACCGGGCAGCCCTTCCGCTTTGAACTGCTGATGCGTAGCGGTACGCAGAACGACTGGGCGCTGCCGTTCCAGCACAGCCTGCAGCGTCTGGGGATTCAGGTAGCGTTGCGGCAAATTGATAGCTCGCAGTATCTGCGCCGTTTGCGTGAAGGCGATTACGATATGATCCCCTCGCTTTACTACGCGATGCCCTCGCCTTCCACCAGCCTGCGCACCATTTGGCAATCGCCATACATTGATTCCTCCTGGAACACCCCTCGGGTGAAAGATCCCATCGTGGACCACTTCGTGCAGGAGATCGTCGACCATCAGGGAGATGAAAAAGCGCTGTTGCCGCTGGGTCAGGCGCTGGATCGTATCCTGTTATGGAATGCCTATATGATCCCGATGTGGTACAACGCCGAACAGAGGCTGGCATACTGGGATAAATTTTCCCGCCCTGAAATCAAACCCGCATACGCAACCGGGTTAGAGAACTGGTGGTATGACGTGAACAAAGCCGCACAATTGCCGGCTGATAGACGCTGA
- a CDS encoding ABC transporter permease: MGLSLINQQRWQRFRHNRRGFWSLWIFLLIFVLSLGAELLANDKPLLVHYQQRWYMPLLFNYSESDFGGDFATPADYQDPWLKQRIDQQGWALWAPIRFSDSTINFATDVPFPSPPSKQNWLGTDANGGDVLARLLYGTRISLLFGILLTLFSSVIGIVIGAVQGYFGGRVDLVGQRLIEVWSGMPSLFLLILLSSVIQPGFWWLLLVTVVFGWMSLVSVVRAEFLRTRNFDYVRAARALGVSDGRIMLRHMLPNAMVATLTFLPFILCGSITTLTSLDFLGFGLPVGSPSLGELLLQGKNNLQAPWLGLSGFFALALLLSLLIFIGEAVRDAFDPSRGVK; the protein is encoded by the coding sequence ATGGGTTTATCGCTTATCAACCAGCAGCGCTGGCAACGCTTTCGCCATAACCGCCGTGGTTTTTGGTCGCTGTGGATTTTTTTGCTTATCTTTGTGCTTTCACTCGGTGCGGAGTTACTGGCCAATGACAAGCCACTGCTGGTGCACTACCAGCAGCGCTGGTACATGCCGCTGCTGTTCAATTACAGCGAGAGTGATTTTGGCGGCGACTTTGCTACCCCGGCCGATTACCAGGACCCCTGGCTAAAACAGCGGATCGATCAGCAGGGCTGGGCGCTGTGGGCACCTATTCGTTTCAGTGACAGCACCATCAATTTCGCCACCGATGTGCCCTTCCCTTCTCCGCCCTCGAAGCAGAACTGGCTGGGTACTGACGCCAATGGTGGTGATGTGCTGGCGCGTTTGCTATACGGCACACGCATCTCGCTGCTGTTCGGCATCTTGCTGACGCTGTTCTCCAGCGTGATCGGCATCGTGATCGGTGCCGTGCAGGGCTATTTTGGCGGCCGTGTCGATCTGGTTGGCCAGCGTCTGATTGAAGTGTGGTCCGGTATGCCGTCGCTGTTTTTATTGATTCTGCTCTCCAGTGTGATTCAACCCGGCTTCTGGTGGCTATTGCTGGTCACCGTGGTGTTTGGCTGGATGAGCCTGGTGAGCGTCGTGCGAGCCGAGTTTCTGCGCACGCGTAACTTTGATTATGTGCGTGCGGCGCGCGCGCTCGGCGTGAGTGACGGGCGCATTATGCTGCGTCACATGCTGCCGAACGCCATGGTGGCCACGCTGACCTTCCTGCCCTTTATTTTATGCGGTTCGATTACCACCCTGACCTCACTGGATTTCCTTGGCTTCGGCTTGCCGGTGGGATCTCCTTCTCTGGGTGAACTGCTGTTGCAGGGCAAGAACAACTTACAGGCGCCGTGGCTGGGACTTTCCGGCTTCTTCGCCCTCGCGCTGCTACTCTCGCTGTTGATCTTTATCGGTGAAGCGGTACGTGATGCCTTTGATCCAAGCCGGGGGGTGAAATGA
- the mepS gene encoding bifunctional murein DD-endopeptidase/murein LD-carboxypeptidase — MVKSQPILRYLRRILPAVALATLLSACSSTHNGQNANNENHEVNNQNGFLLQASQDEFEQMVQNVDVKSRIMEQYSDWKGVRYRLGGDTKRGIDCSAFVQRTFREQFGLDLPRSTSEQQDTGKEISRGKLRPGDLVLFRAGSTGRHVGIYLGNDNFVHASTSSGVMISSLNDSYWKTRYREARRVLAKNPS; from the coding sequence ATGGTCAAGTCTCAACCAATACTGAGATACCTCAGGCGGATCCTTCCCGCAGTAGCATTAGCAACACTCTTATCGGCATGTAGTAGTACGCATAACGGTCAGAACGCGAATAACGAGAATCATGAAGTTAACAACCAGAATGGTTTTTTACTTCAAGCGTCTCAGGACGAATTTGAACAGATGGTGCAGAATGTGGACGTTAAGTCCCGCATCATGGAACAGTACAGTGACTGGAAAGGTGTTCGTTATCGCTTAGGCGGTGACACCAAACGCGGCATTGATTGTTCTGCTTTTGTTCAGCGCACCTTTCGCGAGCAGTTCGGTTTAGATTTGCCACGTTCAACGTCAGAACAGCAGGATACAGGCAAAGAGATTTCTCGCGGCAAACTGCGCCCGGGTGATTTAGTGCTGTTCCGTGCCGGTTCTACCGGACGACACGTTGGCATCTATCTCGGTAACGATAACTTCGTGCATGCATCCACCAGCAGTGGTGTGATGATCTCCAGTTTAAACGACAGTTACTGGAAAACACGTTACCGTGAAGCCCGCAGGGTTTTAGCTAAAAATCCTAGCTAA
- a CDS encoding YkgJ family cysteine cluster protein, with the protein MYCRDQCGACCTAPSISSPIPGMPQGKPANTRCVQLDDNQRCKIFGSPLRPAVCAGLQPSAEMCGSSREAAMIFLLQLEADTAP; encoded by the coding sequence ATGTATTGTCGTGACCAGTGCGGTGCCTGTTGCACAGCCCCCTCAATCTCTTCCCCGATTCCCGGCATGCCCCAGGGCAAACCGGCGAATACCCGCTGCGTTCAGCTTGACGATAATCAGCGCTGCAAAATCTTTGGTTCTCCGCTGCGTCCCGCAGTCTGTGCGGGTTTACAGCCCAGCGCAGAGATGTGCGGCAGCAGTCGCGAAGCGGCGATGATCTTCCTGCTGCAACTGGAAGCGGACACCGCGCCTTAA
- the fruB gene encoding fused PTS fructose transporter subunit IIA/HPr protein, with product MFQLDVQAIHTGASAQNKEEAIRQVAAALTAAGNVSEGYVNGMLAREQQTTTFLGNGIAIPHGTTDTRDMVLKTGVQVYQFPQGVEWGDGQTAYVAIGIAAKSDEHLALLRQLTHVLSDDSIAEQLKTASAEDLRAILMGEKQAAEFKFDTSLIAVDVAASDLITLQALNAGRLQAAGAVEATFVADAVSRTPLSLGQGIWLSDSANGNLNSAIAVSRTATPFVHQGENVALLLTVAATDDRPLEVLGYLSNLLLSNKAERLLKADAAGILALLTSEVDESADQLVAEFTIRNEHGLHARPGTALVTVIKQFNSDITVTNLDGSGKPANGRSLMKVVALGVKKGHRLRFTASGEDAQQALNAIEEAINSGLGEGVA from the coding sequence ATGTTCCAGCTCGACGTTCAGGCCATCCATACCGGTGCCAGTGCACAAAATAAAGAAGAGGCTATCCGTCAGGTTGCCGCTGCGTTAACCGCAGCCGGTAATGTGTCGGAAGGCTATGTTAACGGCATGCTGGCGCGCGAACAGCAGACCACCACTTTCCTGGGTAATGGTATTGCCATTCCGCATGGCACCACCGATACGCGCGATATGGTGCTGAAAACCGGCGTACAGGTTTATCAGTTCCCACAGGGCGTGGAGTGGGGTGATGGGCAAACGGCTTATGTCGCCATCGGTATCGCGGCGAAATCAGATGAACATCTTGCGCTGCTGCGCCAGTTGACTCACGTATTGAGCGATGACAGCATCGCAGAGCAGTTGAAAACCGCCTCAGCCGAAGATCTTCGTGCCATCCTGATGGGTGAAAAGCAGGCCGCGGAATTCAAATTCGATACCTCGCTGATTGCGGTTGATGTTGCCGCCAGCGATCTCATCACCTTACAGGCGCTGAATGCTGGCCGTTTACAGGCTGCGGGGGCTGTTGAAGCGACGTTTGTGGCGGATGCCGTATCGCGTACCCCACTGAGCCTCGGTCAGGGCATCTGGCTGAGCGACAGCGCCAACGGCAACCTCAACAGCGCCATCGCAGTCAGCCGTACCGCCACGCCATTTGTGCACCAGGGCGAAAATGTGGCGCTGTTGTTGACCGTGGCAGCCACCGACGATCGTCCGCTGGAAGTGCTGGGCTACCTGAGCAATCTGCTGCTGAGCAACAAAGCTGAACGTCTGCTGAAAGCCGATGCAGCAGGCATCCTCGCGTTGCTGACCAGTGAAGTGGACGAAAGCGCGGATCAACTGGTGGCTGAATTTACTATCCGCAACGAGCACGGACTGCACGCACGTCCGGGCACCGCGCTGGTGACGGTCATTAAACAGTTTAACAGTGACATCACCGTCACCAACCTTGACGGTAGCGGCAAACCGGCCAACGGACGCAGCCTGATGAAAGTCGTCGCGCTGGGCGTGAAAAAAGGCCATCGCCTGCGCTTTACCGCCAGTGGTGAAGATGCACAGCAGGCGCTGAATGCCATTGAAGAGGCCATCAATTCTGGCCTGGGCGAGGGGGTCGCATGA
- a CDS encoding phosphatase PAP2 family protein has protein sequence MRASRLITILLLNALGIMLFFSWYLPPDHGFWFGIDKAIFYSFNDRMVDHHGFALLVAITNFRGFDAVSLLAMGLLYLWFWRGETPQGRRRMLAIGITMLLTAVVLNQLGHLIPVQHASPTLFFDNVHRVSELTGIPAKDASSNSFPGDHGMMLIIFACFMWRYFGFRAFLVGLVIVVVFALPRVMAGAHWFTDIAVGSMSVILVGLSWCLLTPLSDTLVNWLNRALPGKYKPRT, from the coding sequence ATGCGCGCGTCTCGTTTAATCACCATCCTGCTGCTCAATGCACTGGGGATCATGCTGTTTTTTTCGTGGTACCTGCCGCCGGATCATGGCTTCTGGTTTGGTATCGACAAAGCCATCTTCTATAGCTTCAACGACCGGATGGTGGATCATCACGGCTTCGCCTTACTGGTGGCGATCACCAATTTCCGTGGTTTTGACGCGGTATCGCTGCTGGCGATGGGTCTGCTGTATCTGTGGTTCTGGCGTGGTGAAACACCGCAGGGCCGCCGCCGCATGCTGGCCATTGGCATCACCATGTTGCTCACCGCCGTGGTGCTGAATCAACTCGGTCATTTGATCCCTGTGCAACACGCCAGCCCTACGCTGTTCTTTGACAACGTGCATCGCGTGAGTGAACTGACCGGGATTCCGGCGAAAGATGCTTCCAGTAATAGCTTCCCTGGCGATCACGGCATGATGCTGATTATTTTCGCCTGCTTTATGTGGCGTTATTTCGGCTTCCGCGCCTTCCTGGTCGGTTTGGTGATTGTGGTGGTGTTTGCTCTGCCGCGTGTGATGGCCGGTGCGCACTGGTTTACCGATATAGCCGTGGGATCGATGTCGGTGATTCTGGTGGGTTTAAGCTGGTGCTTATTAACACCGCTCAGTGACACATTGGTTAATTGGCTCAATCGCGCCTTACCAGGGAAATATAAGCCACGCACATAA
- a CDS encoding microcin C ABC transporter permease YejB gives MGPYFLRRLLLIIPTLWAIITLNFFIVQIAPGGPVDQALANAQFGHSSGFSSGSAGDVGGRGALAHDNPGDSQYRGARGLDPEVIAEIKHRYGFDKPLLQRYGEMLWNYIRFDFGDSLFRSASVLQLIKESLPVSISLGLWSTLIIYLVSIPLGIKKAVRNGSAFDIWSSTFIIIGYSIPAFLFGIMLIVLFAGGSYFDWFPLRGLTSPQFDTLPWYSKIGDYLWHITLPVLATVIGGFATLTMLTKNSFLDEIRKQYVVTARAKGLDEKRILYGHVFRNAMLLVIAGFPATFISMFFTSSVLIEVMFSLNGLGLLGYDATIQRDYPVMFGTLYIFTLIGLLMNILSDLTYTLVDPRIDFEGR, from the coding sequence TTGGGTCCCTATTTCCTGCGCAGGTTGCTGCTGATTATTCCCACGCTGTGGGCGATCATCACCCTGAACTTTTTTATCGTGCAGATTGCGCCCGGTGGACCGGTGGATCAGGCGCTGGCGAATGCGCAATTTGGCCATAGCTCCGGTTTTTCCTCGGGCAGTGCTGGAGATGTCGGCGGGCGCGGTGCGCTGGCGCATGATAATCCGGGCGACAGCCAATATCGCGGCGCGCGTGGCCTTGATCCTGAGGTGATTGCAGAGATCAAACACCGCTACGGCTTTGATAAACCGCTGCTGCAGCGCTATGGCGAAATGCTGTGGAACTATATCCGTTTTGATTTTGGCGACAGCCTGTTCCGCAGCGCCTCGGTGCTTCAGCTCATCAAAGAGAGCTTGCCGGTTTCCATCAGCCTGGGCTTGTGGAGTACGTTGATCATTTATCTGGTCTCGATTCCGTTAGGGATTAAAAAGGCGGTGCGCAATGGCAGCGCTTTCGATATCTGGAGCAGTACCTTTATCATCATTGGATACTCCATCCCGGCATTTCTGTTCGGCATCATGCTGATTGTGTTGTTTGCCGGTGGCAGCTATTTCGACTGGTTCCCGCTGCGCGGTCTCACCTCGCCGCAGTTTGATACGCTGCCGTGGTACAGCAAGATAGGCGATTATCTCTGGCACATCACGCTACCGGTGCTGGCCACCGTCATTGGCGGGTTTGCCACCCTCACCATGTTGACCAAAAACTCATTCCTCGATGAGATCCGCAAACAATACGTGGTGACGGCACGCGCCAAAGGACTGGATGAAAAACGTATTTTGTATGGCCACGTGTTTCGCAACGCCATGCTGCTGGTGATCGCCGGTTTCCCTGCCACCTTTATCAGCATGTTCTTTACCAGTTCGGTCTTAATTGAGGTGATGTTCTCCCTCAACGGACTCGGCTTGCTGGGTTACGATGCCACCATTCAGCGCGACTATCCGGTGATGTTTGGCACGCTCTATATTTTCACGCTGATTGGCTTGCTGATGAATATTCTCAGCGATCTGACCTATACGCTGGTCGATCCGCGCATCGATTTTGAGGGGCGCTAA
- the fruK gene encoding 1-phosphofructokinase codes for MSRRVATITLNPAYDLVGYTPEIERGEVNLVKTTGLHAAGKGINVAKVLKDLGIDVTVGGFLGKENQDGFQQLFSELGIANRFQVVQGRTRINVKLTEKDGEVTDLNFSGFNVTAQDWDRFTADSLTWLGQFDMVCVSGSLPAGVAPEAFTKWMSDLRTLCPCIIFDSSREALVAGLKAAPWLVKPNRRELEIWADRKLPTLQDVIEAAHELREQGIAHVVISLGAEGALWVNASGEWIAKPPACEVVSTVGAGDSMVGGLIYGLLMRESSEHTLRLATAVAAMAVSQSNVGVTDRTQLAAMMARVDLQPVN; via the coding sequence ATGAGCCGCCGCGTTGCCACAATCACACTGAATCCCGCTTACGATCTGGTGGGCTATACGCCAGAAATCGAACGTGGCGAAGTTAACCTGGTGAAAACCACCGGTCTGCACGCAGCGGGTAAAGGCATTAACGTCGCCAAAGTACTGAAAGATCTCGGTATTGACGTCACCGTAGGTGGATTCCTCGGGAAAGAAAATCAGGACGGTTTCCAGCAGCTGTTCAGCGAACTGGGCATCGCCAACCGTTTTCAGGTGGTGCAGGGCCGTACCCGCATTAACGTAAAGCTGACGGAAAAGGACGGTGAAGTTACCGACCTGAATTTCTCTGGCTTTAACGTCACCGCGCAGGACTGGGATCGCTTCACTGCCGATTCACTGACCTGGCTGGGACAATTTGACATGGTGTGCGTCAGCGGCAGCTTGCCAGCGGGCGTGGCACCCGAAGCGTTCACCAAATGGATGAGCGATCTGCGCACCCTGTGCCCGTGCATCATTTTCGACAGCAGTCGTGAAGCGCTGGTGGCGGGACTAAAAGCCGCGCCGTGGCTGGTGAAGCCGAACCGTCGTGAACTGGAAATCTGGGCCGACCGCAAACTGCCAACCTTGCAGGATGTGATCGAAGCCGCGCATGAACTGCGTGAGCAGGGCATTGCCCATGTGGTGATTTCCCTTGGTGCGGAAGGCGCACTGTGGGTCAACGCCTCTGGCGAATGGATCGCCAAACCACCAGCCTGTGAAGTCGTCAGCACCGTAGGCGCGGGAGATTCAATGGTCGGCGGCCTGATTTACGGGCTGCTGATGCGTGAATCCAGCGAGCATACCTTGCGTCTGGCTACCGCAGTGGCTGCGATGGCGGTGAGCCAGAGCAACGTTGGTGTGACCGATCGTACCCAGTTGGCCGCGATGATGGCGCGCGTCGACTTACAACCCGTTAACTAA